The following coding sequences lie in one Pyrobaculum sp. 3827-6 genomic window:
- a CDS encoding winged helix-turn-helix domain-containing protein: protein MVVKIKMRIWIDKDGQEIMGPGIYNILKALEETGSIASAARRLGYSYKFIWTYIKKLEEALGVPLVESRRGGKERGVSELTEVGKLLLSYYEAMSKEAEQVAAAWERRFSELLSNLEQYVAKPSRDEEEIPYYEEE from the coding sequence GTGGTTGTTAAGATAAAGATGCGCATATGGATAGACAAAGACGGACAGGAGATAATGGGGCCCGGCATTTACAACATTCTTAAGGCTCTGGAGGAGACGGGCTCCATAGCCTCAGCCGCTAGGAGGCTCGGCTACTCCTACAAGTTTATCTGGACCTACATCAAGAAGCTTGAGGAAGCCCTAGGCGTCCCCCTTGTGGAGTCGAGGCGGGGGGGCAAAGAGAGGGGCGTGTCGGAGCTCACAGAAGTGGGCAAGCTACTCCTGAGCTACTACGAAGCTATGAGCAAGGAGGCCGAGCAGGTGGCGGCGGCTTGGGAAAGGCGGTTCTCGGAGCTGTTGTCTAATCTTGAGCAATATGTTGCTAAGCCCAGCAGAGACGAGGAGGAGATCCCATACTACGAGGAGGAGTAG
- a CDS encoding enolase, giving the protein MQISDVWIRKVFTGRGDVTVEVELTVENPATGEVLTTRAAAPAGASRGLHEVAYFPEGGIDAALAAFEKLVAPEIVGLDVTEPYSVDGKLEEIDGTYRFEKIGGAVAIATSFATAEAGAASLGIPLFAFIGGAYARRLPLPLGNVIGGGKHSRGLGPDIQEFLVVPLSPPDIYTAVYANAEVHKRVLKQILKVDTSFTGGKNDEGAWTPRISSTTALKILKEVARDVGSEVGVEIGLGVDMAASSLWSGEKYIYKNEGVERSPHEQLQFVSRLIEEFDLIYVEDPFHEEDFQSFAELTERFRDRLIVGDDLFVTNPERIREGGKAGAATGVIIKPDQIGTLLRAHQAVQTARHFGMRIIVSHRSGDTEYRTLSHIAVGFGAEIIKTGIMGGERTAKLNELIRIGEYLGKWGVTSRLHL; this is encoded by the coding sequence ATGCAGATTAGCGACGTCTGGATACGGAAGGTATTTACCGGCAGAGGGGACGTCACAGTAGAAGTCGAGCTGACAGTCGAGAATCCAGCTACCGGTGAGGTGTTGACAACCAGAGCCGCGGCGCCTGCGGGGGCCTCTAGAGGCCTCCACGAGGTTGCGTATTTCCCCGAGGGGGGCATCGACGCGGCTTTAGCCGCTTTTGAGAAGCTAGTAGCGCCTGAAATCGTCGGCCTGGACGTGACGGAGCCATACTCTGTGGACGGGAAGCTGGAGGAGATAGACGGCACATACAGGTTTGAGAAAATCGGAGGGGCCGTGGCCATAGCCACATCATTTGCAACCGCAGAGGCGGGCGCCGCCTCGCTGGGCATCCCCCTATTTGCCTTCATAGGCGGGGCTTACGCAAGGCGGCTCCCGTTGCCTCTAGGCAACGTCATCGGCGGGGGCAAGCACAGCAGGGGGCTGGGCCCCGATATACAAGAGTTCCTCGTCGTGCCGCTTAGCCCCCCTGATATATACACGGCGGTGTACGCCAACGCCGAGGTACATAAACGCGTCCTCAAGCAGATACTCAAAGTAGATACCTCGTTTACCGGTGGGAAAAACGACGAGGGGGCCTGGACCCCCCGTATATCGTCGACAACCGCCTTGAAAATTTTGAAAGAGGTGGCGAGGGATGTGGGTAGCGAGGTGGGCGTAGAAATCGGCCTCGGCGTCGACATGGCCGCCTCTAGTCTGTGGAGCGGCGAAAAATACATCTACAAAAACGAGGGCGTGGAGCGGAGTCCACATGAGCAACTACAATTTGTGTCTAGGCTAATTGAGGAGTTCGACCTCATATATGTGGAGGACCCCTTCCACGAGGAAGATTTCCAATCCTTCGCTGAGTTGACCGAGAGGTTTAGAGACCGCCTCATAGTTGGGGATGACCTCTTCGTGACCAACCCCGAGCGTATAAGAGAGGGCGGGAAGGCAGGGGCCGCCACTGGCGTGATTATAAAGCCGGATCAAATAGGCACGTTGCTCAGAGCGCACCAAGCGGTGCAGACAGCCAGGCATTTCGGCATGCGCATCATCGTGTCGCACAGGTCGGGCGACACCGAGTACAGGACTCTTTCACACATAGCCGTTGGGTTCGGCGCAGAGATCATCAAGACGGGGATAATGGGAGGGGAGAGAACCGCCAAGTTGAACGAGTTGATCAGAATCGGCGAGTACCTAGGCAAGTGGGGCGTGACTTCTAGACTCCATTTATGA
- a CDS encoding proteasome subunit beta: MTTTVGIVVRDGVILATDKRVTAGYYIAHKRGEKIWKIDDHVAATMSGGVADLQSVLSFLTLRAREYRMEHKKPIPISALVNYMSLILFYSRPYVYIVHSIIGGVDEGGAALYMIDWLGTVTRERYIATGSGSPYAKGALEVGYREDMSLEEAIDLAIKSVKAAIRNDPGSGEGIDVVVITKKEGFRRVFTTQQKIVLPEI, encoded by the coding sequence ATGACGACAACCGTCGGCATTGTGGTAAGAGATGGGGTGATCCTGGCGACAGATAAACGAGTAACTGCTGGATACTACATCGCCCACAAGAGGGGGGAGAAAATCTGGAAAATAGACGACCACGTGGCGGCTACGATGTCCGGCGGCGTTGCAGATCTGCAGTCCGTGTTGTCGTTTCTTACTCTACGCGCCCGCGAGTACAGGATGGAGCACAAAAAGCCTATCCCGATAAGCGCCTTGGTGAACTACATGTCGCTAATCCTATTCTATTCACGCCCCTACGTCTACATTGTACATTCAATTATCGGCGGTGTCGACGAGGGGGGAGCGGCTCTCTACATGATAGACTGGCTGGGGACAGTCACCAGGGAGAGGTACATAGCCACCGGTAGCGGCTCGCCGTACGCCAAAGGCGCCCTGGAGGTGGGGTATAGAGAAGACATGTCGCTGGAAGAGGCCATAGACCTCGCTATAAAATCTGTCAAGGCGGCGATTAGAAACGACCCGGGCTCCGGGGAGGGGATTGACGTGGTTGTAATAACTAAGAAGGAGGGCTTCAGGAGGGTGTTTACAACACAGCAAAAAATAGTACTACCAGAGATATAA
- a CDS encoding peptidylprolyl isomerase, producing MTLAKGDYILLDYAVVSKDDGKVVETSQEAVAKEAGIYRPEEVYGPRLIILGETPLWEPVENALLSLDEGQEFEVEVPPEKAYGVRDPNKVKVVSIREFHRHGVIPSVGDVVDFEGQRARVVSISGGRVVLDFNHPLAGKTFIVKGRVVKKLNTVEERAVALLRLYLPRVSEEKIKVSLDGDVMTVILPAEVLLYERIGGILLQYTSEVSSKFQGVKKVRFVEEVELKS from the coding sequence ATGACCTTGGCGAAAGGCGACTACATCCTCCTTGACTACGCGGTTGTTTCAAAAGACGACGGGAAGGTGGTGGAGACTAGCCAGGAGGCGGTAGCCAAGGAGGCTGGTATATACCGACCTGAGGAGGTATACGGGCCGCGGCTTATTATTCTCGGCGAGACGCCGCTGTGGGAGCCCGTGGAGAACGCCCTGCTTAGCCTAGACGAAGGTCAGGAATTCGAGGTGGAGGTACCCCCCGAGAAGGCCTACGGCGTAAGAGATCCTAACAAGGTCAAGGTTGTTTCTATTAGGGAGTTTCACCGCCACGGCGTGATTCCCAGCGTGGGCGACGTCGTGGACTTCGAGGGGCAACGAGCGAGGGTGGTGTCTATCTCAGGTGGGCGGGTGGTGCTAGATTTCAACCACCCCCTGGCCGGGAAGACGTTTATAGTCAAGGGACGTGTAGTGAAGAAGTTAAACACCGTAGAGGAGCGGGCCGTGGCTTTGTTGAGGCTCTACCTGCCGAGGGTCTCCGAGGAGAAGATCAAGGTGTCGCTAGATGGAGACGTCATGACGGTAATCCTCCCAGCCGAGGTTCTGCTGTACGAGCGCATAGGCGGAATTCTGTTGCAGTACACCTCAGAGGTTTCTAGCAAGTTCCAGGGGGTGAAAAAGGTGAGATTTGTAGAAGAGGTGGAGCTTAAGTCCTAG
- a CDS encoding 30S ribosomal protein S17e, which translates to MGRVRPRYIKSLGEKLLEMYPDKFTDKFDENKKAVAELAEIPSKTVRNRVAGYITRLVKRRKAQEKAESSA; encoded by the coding sequence ATGGGTCGCGTCAGACCTCGATATATTAAATCGCTGGGTGAAAAACTCCTTGAAATGTACCCAGATAAATTTACCGATAAATTTGATGAAAATAAAAAGGCGGTAGCCGAGCTCGCCGAGATCCCAAGTAAGACGGTGAGAAACCGCGTCGCTGGTTACATAACTAGACTTGTCAAGAGGCGCAAGGCACAGGAAAAGGCTGAGTCGTCGGCTTAG
- a CDS encoding 50S ribosomal protein L2, with translation MGKRILVQRRGRGGSQFRSPSWKRDGPVRYPPLEALSGRGYVVDIVHEPGLNAPVARIETENGVEFLNYAAEGLYVGQVIEIGRGAPPKTGNIMILGEIPEGTMIFNVEKRAGDGGKFARSGGTYAVVVGQKPEENKTIIRLPSGRTVEVDSRGRATVGIVAGGGRIEKPFLKAGKKYHRARAKAWKYPTVRGKAMSPYAHPHGGGSHQKGGTPVPRTAPPGQKVGFIGSKCTGRGCARARAQQKQ, from the coding sequence ATGGGTAAGAGGATTTTAGTACAGAGGCGTGGAAGAGGGGGGTCTCAGTTCAGGTCGCCGAGCTGGAAGAGAGACGGCCCAGTGAGGTATCCGCCTCTGGAGGCCTTGTCCGGGAGGGGGTATGTAGTTGATATAGTGCACGAGCCGGGGCTCAACGCCCCCGTGGCGAGGATAGAAACTGAAAACGGCGTTGAGTTTCTAAACTACGCGGCGGAGGGACTCTACGTGGGGCAGGTAATTGAAATAGGCAGGGGGGCGCCTCCAAAAACCGGCAACATAATGATCCTTGGTGAAATTCCAGAGGGCACCATGATATTCAATGTTGAGAAGAGGGCGGGGGATGGGGGCAAGTTCGCGAGGTCGGGCGGCACCTACGCAGTGGTGGTGGGGCAGAAGCCGGAGGAGAATAAGACCATAATTCGGTTGCCCAGCGGGAGGACTGTGGAGGTGGACTCCAGAGGTAGGGCCACCGTGGGCATTGTGGCAGGCGGCGGCAGGATTGAGAAACCGTTTCTAAAAGCGGGGAAGAAGTACCACAGGGCTAGAGCGAAGGCGTGGAAGTACCCCACCGTCAGGGGCAAGGCGATGTCTCCATATGCGCATCCGCACGGCGGAGGTTCGCACCAGAAGGGCGGTACGCCTGTGCCGAGGACGGCGCCGCCGGGTCAGAAAGTCGGCTTTATTGGTTCGAAGTGCACCGGCCGCGGCTGTGCGAGAGCTAGGGCACAGCAGAAACAGTAA
- the fni gene encoding type 2 isopentenyl-diphosphate Delta-isomerase produces the protein MGIEKRKDDHIYIASSEISQVGSAWFEDVVLIHNALPEMDISEVELSARFLGAPVKAPFGIGAMTGGTELAGKINAELAKAAEEFGIPIYVGSQRVALVKREVRWTFEVVKQNAPSVPKVANLGAPQLAGLSEKELEAWVVEAVDMIDAYAIAVHLNAAQEVVQPEGEPNFRGVLEKLKIVKKAAGRPLIVKETGNGISKEVAARLSGIADAIDVGGFGGTSFVAIEGARSGESSLQRRLAETFRLWGIPTAASICEVRSAYAGYIIASGGIRSGLDGAKALAMGAHFFTMSQPLLKAALEGRLRGEIEAVIAELRTAMFLTGARTVRDLALAPRVYGPRLRNWIEQRRLSC, from the coding sequence ATGGGCATAGAGAAGAGAAAGGACGACCACATCTACATCGCCTCTTCGGAAATTTCACAAGTTGGCTCTGCTTGGTTTGAGGATGTTGTTTTGATACATAACGCCCTTCCAGAAATGGACATTTCCGAGGTGGAGCTAAGCGCTCGTTTTCTAGGCGCTCCAGTAAAGGCTCCGTTTGGAATAGGGGCGATGACTGGGGGGACGGAGCTTGCGGGGAAGATAAACGCCGAGTTGGCGAAAGCCGCGGAGGAGTTCGGCATACCTATCTACGTGGGTTCCCAGAGAGTGGCGCTGGTGAAGAGGGAGGTTAGGTGGACGTTTGAAGTAGTTAAGCAAAACGCCCCGTCGGTGCCTAAGGTGGCAAATCTCGGCGCTCCACAACTAGCCGGGCTTTCAGAAAAGGAGCTTGAGGCGTGGGTTGTGGAGGCCGTGGATATGATAGATGCATATGCAATCGCCGTGCATCTAAACGCGGCTCAAGAGGTGGTGCAACCAGAGGGTGAGCCGAATTTCAGGGGGGTGTTGGAGAAGTTGAAGATTGTCAAGAAGGCTGCAGGTAGGCCTCTTATCGTAAAGGAGACCGGCAACGGCATTTCGAAGGAGGTGGCGGCGCGGCTGTCGGGAATCGCCGATGCTATAGACGTCGGGGGGTTCGGCGGGACCTCTTTCGTTGCGATAGAGGGCGCCAGGTCTGGAGAGTCGTCGCTACAGAGGAGACTTGCCGAGACGTTTAGGCTGTGGGGGATACCCACGGCGGCTTCTATATGCGAAGTGAGGTCGGCATACGCGGGATACATAATTGCGTCTGGCGGGATTAGAAGCGGCTTAGATGGCGCGAAGGCCTTGGCAATGGGTGCCCACTTCTTCACGATGTCCCAGCCTCTATTAAAGGCGGCGCTTGAGGGTCGGCTACGGGGCGAAATTGAGGCTGTGATTGCCGAGTTGAGAACCGCCATGTTTCTAACGGGCGCCCGCACTGTGCGGGACTTGGCGCTGGCGCCGCGCGTATATGGGCCAAGGCTTAGAAATTGGATTGAGCAGAGGCGCCTATCTTGTTAA
- a CDS encoding TFIIB-type zinc ribbon-containing protein — translation MSCPKCGSKDVMLLPSNEYVCKKCGHRWPMPQPDYTWIEVEIKKAKLFEKYIDAPVDSCEELISQLLKELDEKNARLLAAKILLQRAERRKTTPAELKKLYDDAERCFQ, via the coding sequence GTGTCTTGTCCCAAGTGCGGCTCTAAAGACGTGATGTTGCTCCCCTCCAACGAATATGTGTGTAAGAAATGTGGCCATAGGTGGCCAATGCCGCAGCCAGATTATACGTGGATAGAGGTGGAGATAAAAAAAGCGAAGCTTTTCGAAAAGTATATCGACGCGCCTGTAGATAGCTGTGAGGAGTTGATATCCCAGCTTCTAAAAGAGCTTGACGAGAAAAACGCGAGGTTGCTGGCCGCTAAAATCCTACTGCAGAGAGCCGAGAGGCGTAAGACGACTCCGGCAGAGCTGAAAAAACTGTATGACGATGCAGAAAGGTGTTTTCAATGA
- a CDS encoding cyclic pyranopterin monophosphate synthase MoaC, protein MIVDVSKKPDVYRYARASASASVQICNTAAAVRAAVVASRYLPFLHPLPLTASAWCKDGRLYVEGSTEWQTGVEMDVLFGALVGLIGSGAVKIEDLAVEIKLKNLAQALSEAALTETALVREGGLTASAYGVMKMKNYNVVRSPVEKGHPIYAAQTAAALNAKRLCELIGGPCPSIQHLKIDIDVRESVEVGVSIKARDFTPAPEALFAAGVALLTIWDMAKKYEKDESGQYPNTYIKLLRLE, encoded by the coding sequence ATGATTGTTGACGTTTCTAAAAAACCAGACGTCTATAGATATGCGAGAGCTTCCGCAAGCGCCTCAGTGCAGATATGCAACACAGCCGCCGCGGTGAGAGCCGCCGTTGTGGCCAGTAGATACCTCCCGTTTCTGCACCCCCTCCCCCTCACAGCGTCGGCGTGGTGTAAAGACGGTAGGCTATACGTAGAGGGGTCTACCGAGTGGCAGACAGGCGTCGAGATGGACGTCCTCTTTGGCGCCCTAGTAGGCTTAATTGGGTCTGGGGCTGTGAAGATAGAGGACTTGGCAGTAGAGATAAAGCTAAAAAACTTGGCGCAGGCGCTGAGCGAGGCGGCGCTTACAGAGACGGCCCTTGTGAGAGAAGGGGGTTTAACGGCCTCTGCCTACGGGGTGATGAAGATGAAGAATTACAACGTGGTGAGGAGTCCCGTGGAGAAGGGCCACCCCATCTACGCCGCGCAGACGGCGGCGGCTCTCAACGCCAAAAGACTGTGCGAACTTATAGGAGGGCCCTGTCCCTCTATACAACATCTCAAGATAGATATAGACGTCAGAGAGAGCGTCGAAGTTGGCGTGTCTATAAAGGCGCGGGACTTCACGCCAGCGCCTGAGGCGTTGTTTGCAGCTGGCGTGGCCCTCCTCACGATATGGGACATGGCGAAGAAGTATGAAAAAGACGAGAGTGGTCAATATCCCAACACATACATCAAGTTGCTACGTCTGGAGTAG
- the glyA gene encoding serine hydroxymethyltransferase: MLPRDLEEVLNITLTHNTWRRRETINLIASENVMSPLAELVYLNDLAGRYAEGTVGSRYYQGTKYVDALEDALSRRFANVLGAKFVDVRPVSGTVANLATYFALVPEGGTVASLPVKYGGHISHNNVGGLKALRVKAVELPWDLDNFNIDVDGARKVIEEKKPKLIITGASLYLFPHPVKEIAEIAETVGAYVLHDSAHVLGLIIGGVFPNPLREGANVITSSTHKTFPGPQGGLIATVSDDEVNSSIQRAVFPVFTSNYHLHRYAATYVTLVEMELFGAEYAYRIQENARALAEALAEEGITPVAERQGFTKTHQVAVDVSKFGGGDKIAQRLEEANIIVNKNALPWDKSVLKPSGIRIGVQEMTRFGMGRSEMREIARFIARVVKGEDAEAVRRDVVEFRKMYLEIKYGFKIDKELVDKFLGSLNLYT; the protein is encoded by the coding sequence ATGCTTCCGCGAGATCTTGAAGAGGTGCTAAACATAACGCTGACGCACAACACGTGGAGGAGAAGGGAGACCATAAACTTAATAGCAAGCGAAAACGTAATGTCTCCTCTAGCTGAACTAGTCTATTTAAATGATCTAGCGGGGAGATACGCCGAGGGCACCGTAGGCAGTAGGTATTACCAAGGCACTAAATACGTCGACGCATTGGAAGACGCCCTCTCTAGACGTTTTGCAAACGTCTTGGGGGCTAAATTCGTAGATGTGAGACCCGTCTCGGGCACAGTCGCTAATCTGGCCACCTACTTTGCGCTAGTTCCCGAGGGCGGCACCGTCGCCTCGCTACCTGTTAAATACGGCGGACATATAAGCCACAACAACGTAGGGGGGCTTAAGGCATTGAGGGTAAAGGCTGTCGAGTTGCCGTGGGATCTAGATAATTTTAACATAGACGTCGACGGTGCCCGCAAAGTTATTGAAGAGAAGAAGCCAAAACTCATAATCACAGGGGCGTCTCTATACCTCTTCCCACACCCCGTGAAGGAAATTGCAGAAATTGCAGAAACAGTTGGCGCCTATGTGCTCCACGACTCGGCCCACGTCTTGGGTCTAATTATCGGCGGGGTCTTCCCAAATCCTTTAAGGGAGGGCGCCAACGTAATTACCTCGTCTACTCACAAGACGTTTCCAGGTCCCCAAGGCGGGCTCATCGCAACGGTTTCAGATGATGAGGTAAACAGCTCAATTCAAAGGGCGGTGTTCCCCGTCTTTACGTCTAATTACCACCTTCATCGCTACGCCGCGACTTACGTAACCCTGGTAGAGATGGAGCTGTTTGGCGCGGAGTATGCGTATAGAATTCAAGAAAATGCCAGAGCCTTGGCGGAGGCCTTGGCTGAGGAGGGCATAACGCCTGTCGCCGAGCGCCAGGGATTCACAAAGACGCATCAAGTCGCCGTCGATGTTTCTAAATTCGGCGGGGGAGACAAAATCGCGCAAAGGCTTGAGGAGGCGAACATCATCGTTAATAAAAACGCGTTGCCGTGGGACAAGAGCGTGTTGAAGCCCAGCGGCATTAGAATCGGTGTGCAGGAGATGACGCGCTTCGGCATGGGGCGTTCCGAGATGCGAGAAATAGCTAGATTCATAGCCAGGGTTGTCAAAGGCGAGGACGCTGAGGCGGTGAGGCGCGACGTGGTTGAGTTCAGAAAGATGTATCTAGAGATAAAATACGGCTTTAAGATTGATAAGGAGCTTGTAGATAAGTTCCTTGGCTCGCTTAATCTATATACATAG
- a CDS encoding SDR family oxidoreductase, which produces MLLKNRVSIVTAASRGIGAGVASVLAREGSNLVIAARSIGRLVELAKNLENQYGVSVVPVQADLTIREDIKKIVNTAIQNFGKVDVLVYNTGPPKPGAFLELTEEDWDYGVRLLLMSAVWITRDVLPYMIERGWGRLIYITSSTLKQPIPTLTLSNVIRISLAGLIKTLAYQLGRYNILVNGIMQGYIDTERVREVAMARAQREGRRVEEILGELEREIPLGRIGKPEEIGELVAFLASEKASYITGSLILIDGGRTLCI; this is translated from the coding sequence ATGTTGCTTAAAAACCGCGTCAGTATCGTGACAGCTGCCAGCAGAGGCATTGGGGCAGGTGTCGCAAGCGTTCTCGCGAGAGAGGGGTCGAATTTAGTAATCGCCGCTAGAAGTATAGGCAGACTAGTGGAGTTGGCAAAAAATTTGGAAAATCAATATGGAGTCTCTGTGGTACCTGTACAAGCCGACTTGACAATTAGAGAGGATATCAAAAAGATTGTAAACACTGCGATTCAAAACTTTGGCAAGGTAGACGTATTGGTTTACAACACTGGGCCGCCTAAGCCCGGCGCCTTTCTTGAGCTGACTGAGGAGGACTGGGACTACGGCGTGAGGCTACTTTTAATGAGCGCCGTCTGGATAACCAGAGACGTCCTACCGTATATGATAGAGAGGGGGTGGGGGCGACTTATCTACATCACCTCCTCCACGCTTAAGCAGCCTATCCCCACGCTTACGCTATCTAACGTTATTAGAATCTCGCTGGCTGGCCTTATCAAGACACTGGCATACCAACTCGGGAGGTACAATATCTTGGTTAATGGAATTATGCAGGGTTATATCGATACCGAGCGCGTAAGGGAGGTTGCCATGGCGAGGGCCCAGAGAGAGGGGCGGCGCGTCGAGGAGATACTGGGGGAGCTTGAGAGGGAGATCCCGCTTGGCCGGATAGGAAAACCGGAGGAAATAGGGGAGCTGGTCGCCTTTCTGGCTTCAGAAAAGGCGAGTTACATTACGGGATCTCTTATTCTCATAGACGGTGGGAGGACGCTATGTATATAG
- a CDS encoding cytidine deaminase translates to MEELIERAKEVIGNAYAPYSKFRVAAVVKTKSGKIYTGVNIENASYGLTVCAERVAVFKAVSEGDRDIEAVVVYTDTEEPTPPCGACRQVIAEFNPHALIIMASRKKVVETNLSQLLPNAFTGEKLRG, encoded by the coding sequence ATGGAGGAGCTCATAGAGAGAGCTAAGGAGGTGATAGGAAATGCCTACGCTCCATATTCCAAGTTTAGGGTAGCCGCAGTAGTGAAGACCAAGAGTGGCAAGATTTATACGGGGGTGAATATAGAAAACGCATCTTATGGGCTGACCGTCTGCGCCGAGCGCGTCGCTGTGTTTAAGGCAGTTTCCGAGGGGGATAGAGATATCGAGGCTGTCGTGGTTTATACAGACACTGAGGAGCCCACTCCCCCATGCGGAGCTTGTAGACAAGTAATTGCGGAGTTTAATCCACATGCGTTGATAATAATGGCGAGTAGGAAGAAGGTGGTAGAGACCAACCTCTCCCAGCTACTGCCCAACGCGTTTACTGGAGAAAAACTACGCGGCTAG
- a CDS encoding Mrp/NBP35 family ATP-binding protein has protein sequence MSVRVNIRGQAPAPGSLADALKNVKLKLVTISGKGGVGKSLVTTSIAVGFAMRGYKVGILDGDVYGPTVPKMLGLSDSTLYVDQKSDKIIPVVGPLGIKVVSIEFALPGDDTAVIWRAPLVNQALRDFIAQVEWGALDVLVVDLPPGTGDAPLTIAQSLKGGLDGSVVVTIPTEISRRIVLKAIDFSRKLNIKVAGVVENMCCFKCPDNGKVYYIFGKDAGRKIAEAAGVPFLGGIPIDPEFSQYLDSGRLHEFLAQDNETAKAILTISDKLVEMYKEKLSQQAPPREEKPKRISLLKLPGEEEEGG, from the coding sequence ATGTCAGTTAGGGTCAACATACGTGGCCAAGCCCCGGCGCCTGGCTCCCTCGCCGATGCGCTGAAAAATGTTAAGCTAAAACTAGTCACAATCTCCGGTAAGGGCGGTGTTGGTAAATCTCTTGTGACCACGTCAATAGCGGTGGGGTTCGCCATGAGGGGGTACAAGGTAGGTATCCTAGACGGCGACGTCTACGGGCCAACAGTTCCAAAAATGTTAGGCCTCTCCGACAGTACTTTATATGTTGATCAGAAGAGTGATAAGATTATTCCAGTAGTCGGCCCCCTTGGGATAAAAGTTGTGTCTATAGAATTCGCTTTGCCAGGCGACGACACGGCGGTGATTTGGAGAGCCCCTCTCGTAAACCAGGCGTTGAGGGACTTCATAGCACAGGTTGAGTGGGGGGCTCTCGACGTTCTAGTAGTTGATCTGCCCCCCGGCACAGGCGATGCCCCGTTGACAATTGCCCAGAGCTTGAAAGGCGGACTCGACGGAAGCGTTGTTGTGACAATACCTACGGAAATATCCCGGAGAATTGTACTTAAGGCGATCGACTTCTCCAGAAAGCTTAATATTAAGGTAGCTGGCGTCGTTGAGAATATGTGTTGCTTTAAATGTCCAGATAACGGAAAGGTGTACTACATTTTTGGCAAAGACGCCGGGCGGAAAATAGCCGAGGCCGCTGGCGTGCCATTCCTGGGAGGCATCCCAATAGATCCAGAGTTTTCGCAGTACCTAGACTCGGGGAGACTACACGAATTTCTAGCTCAAGACAACGAAACTGCAAAGGCTATATTAACTATTTCTGATAAGCTGGTAGAAATGTACAAAGAGAAGCTAAGCCAGCAGGCTCCCCCCAGGGAGGAGAAGCCGAAAAGAATCTCCTTGTTGAAGCTACCAGGCGAGGAGGAAGAGGGGGGCTAG
- a CDS encoding 50S ribosomal protein L37e, with amino-acid sequence MKGTPSMGKHSKGKTHIRCPRCGRHSYNVAKGYCASCGWGRSKRLRKYSWAK; translated from the coding sequence ATGAAGGGCACACCCTCGATGGGTAAGCACAGCAAGGGAAAGACCCACATTAGATGTCCGCGTTGTGGCAGACACTCATACAACGTCGCAAAGGGGTACTGCGCCTCCTGTGGATGGGGCAGATCTAAAAGGTTAAGGAAGTACAGCTGGGCGAAGTAA
- a CDS encoding LSm family protein, which produces MASDISKCFATLGATLQDSIGKQVLVKLRDSHEIRGILRSFDQHVNLLLEDAEEIIDGNVYKRGTVVVRGENVLFISPVP; this is translated from the coding sequence ATGGCTTCGGATATATCTAAGTGCTTTGCCACGCTGGGAGCCACGCTACAAGACTCAATTGGAAAACAGGTGCTGGTAAAGCTAAGAGACAGCCACGAAATAAGGGGGATACTCCGCTCCTTTGACCAACACGTAAATCTGCTACTTGAAGACGCTGAGGAGATAATTGACGGAAATGTTTACAAACGCGGCACTGTGGTTGTAAGGGGAGAAAACGTGTTGTTCATATCGCCAGTGCCATGA
- a CDS encoding ribonuclease BN, which translates to MSDVLLEQVFRDLQSRGFKIVERLSDSMFVAEKKDRYLFYVMVEGVEITIQTLLSVINMGETLSMPAVLALVSNDGTATYYFVRKIRLPRNVYAEAI; encoded by the coding sequence GTGAGCGATGTGTTGCTGGAGCAGGTGTTTAGGGATCTCCAGTCGAGGGGGTTTAAGATAGTTGAGAGGCTCAGCGACAGTATGTTCGTGGCGGAGAAGAAGGACAGGTACCTCTTCTACGTAATGGTGGAGGGTGTGGAAATTACAATACAGACTTTGTTAAGTGTTATAAATATGGGCGAGACCCTATCCATGCCGGCTGTACTGGCGCTGGTGAGCAACGACGGCACAGCGACGTACTACTTCGTGAGGAAAATCAGATTGCCTCGGAACGTCTATGCTGAAGCTATTTGA